A single Triticum dicoccoides isolate Atlit2015 ecotype Zavitan chromosome 2A, WEW_v2.0, whole genome shotgun sequence DNA region contains:
- the LOC119355588 gene encoding uncharacterized protein LOC119355588, with the protein MAIKGALLFLVVCAAARAASAGDGPLPNGNFEDSPDRFQMDGSRVTGANAIPQWKITGHVEYIESGQTQGDMILTVPEGSHAVRLGEDGSIHQQLSVAPGTQYSVTFSAARTCAQYEKLTVSVVPGDASDEISIQTVYTSSGWDSYCWAFQATNDVMTLTIHNPVHEDDPACGPMIDSVAIKTLYPPQATGDNLLRNGDFEQGPYIAPGSPFGVLVPNRDETHISPISGWMIMSYSKVIKYVDSPHYAVPHGSYAVELVSGGEAALVQEVETAPGSACRLEFSVGNAGNRCESSDEQPMRVLVSTAGGSKTVVHRSDGYGGGTTRASLEFTAIHSRTKVVFSGSSYHTKSDSSGTRCGPVVDDASLVCVPPTPARRLLR; encoded by the exons ATGGCGATCAAGGGCGCGCTGCTGTTCTTGGTCGTCTGCGCGGCTGCTCGAGCTGCTTCTGCCGGCGATG GCCCACTCCCGAACGGCAACTTCGAGGACTCGCCGGACAGGTTCCAAATGGACGGCTCGAGGGTGACGGGGGCGAACGCCATCCCACAGTGGAAGATCACCGGGCACGTTGAGTACATCGAGTCCGGGCAGACGCAGGGCGACATGATCCTGACGGTGCCGGAGGGCTCGCACGCCGTGCGGCTGGGCGAGGACGGCTCCATCCACCAGCAGCTCAGCGTGGCGCCGGGCACGCAGTACTCCGTCACCTTCAGCGCGGCGCGCACGTGCGCCCAGTACGAGAAGCTGACCGTGTCGGTCGTCCCCGGCGACGCGTCCGACGAGATCTCCATCCAGACGGTGTACACCAGCAGCGGCTGGGACTCCTACTGCTGGGCTTTCCAGGCCACGAACGACGTCATGACGCTCACCATCCACAACCCCGTCCACGAGGACGACCCCGCCTGCGGCCCCATGATCGACTCCGTCGCCATCAAGACGCTCTACCCTCCTCAGGCCACCGGCG ATAACTTGCTGAGGAACGGGGACTTCGAGCAGGGGCCGTACATCGCGCCGGGGTCACCATTCGGGGTGCTGGTGCCCAACAGGGACGAGACCCACATCTCGCCGATCTCGGGGTGGATGATCATGTCCTACTCCAAGGTCATCAAGTACGTGGACTCGCCGCACTACGCGGTGCCGCACGGCTCCTACGCCGTGGAGCTGGTGTCCGGCGGGGAGGCCGCGCTGGTGCAGGAGGTGGAGACCGCGCCGGGGAGCGCGTGCAGGCTGGAGTTCTCGGTCGGGAACGCCGGCAACCGGTGCGAGTCGAGCGACGAACAGCCCATGCGCGTGCTGGTCTCCACGGCGGGCGGGAGCAAGACCGTGGTGCACCGCTCCGACGGCTACGGCGGGGGCACCACGCGCGCCTCGCTCGAGTTCACGGCGATCCATAGCCGGACCAAGGTGGTGTTCTCCGGCTCCAGCTACCACACCAAGTCCGACAGCAGCGGCACCCGCTGCGGGCCCGTCGTCGACGACGCCTCGCTCGTCTGCGTTCCGCCGACGCCTGCCCGCCGGTTGCTTCGCTGA